The genomic segment AGGCCTGTTGCGCCCGGCCTTCCCTCTCATGATAAACCACTTCCTGGCCACGGTCTTCTTCAGGATTGACATCCTCATCCTCCAGCCCTTGAAGGGGGATGCGACAGTGGGCTACTACACCGCTGCCTACAGATACATAGATGGCCTCAATATAATTCCCTCCTACTTCACCATGGCCCTCTTTCCCATGCTTTCCCGTTACGCCGAATCCTACAAGGAAGAGTTCATGCGGGTCTATAACACTGCCCTACGACTTTTAATCCTGGTAAGCATGCCCATATCAGTGCTCTTCACCTTCACTGCCCGGGAGCTTATCCTGCTTCTGGGGGGATCCGAATACCTGCCCCATTCCATGATAGCCCTGCAGCTTCTCATCTGGTTCTTCCCCTTCAGCTGTATAAACAGCGTAACCCAATACGTGCTCATAGCAATAAACCAGCAGAGCTTCCTGACCAAAGCCTTCCTCATCGGGGTAGCGTTCAACATCATCGGCAACCTTATCTTCATCCCACCTTATAGCTACAAAGGAGCGTCCGTAATGACAGTGCTTTCAGAGCTGGCTCTTTTTGCCCCCTTCTACTACTGCGTTCGGAAGAATCTGGGGCCACTGCCCTTGAAGGAACTTCTCTGGCGTCCGGCTCTGGCCTCCGGGCTCATGGCCCTCACCTTCTGGGCCGTTCAGAAGGTGAACCTCGTGCTGGCCATTACGGCCTCTATGGTAGTCTACCTTTCAGTAGTAGTAGCGTTGGGAGCTTTCACCAGGGAAGAGATAGAAAGAGTCATTGGAGGACTGCGCCGCCGGCTGGCGAGGGGGTAAAATCAAAAACAGCCTTCACCAGATTCTTCCGCCCTTTCCCCGTCACCCACTCCAGAGCTTTCCGGTAATCATCAATCCTGAACTTGTGGGTTACAAGAGGTGCAAGTTCCACCTCCTTTCGGGCCATGAAATCCAGAGCCATCTGGAAGGTATGCGCCCTTCTGCCTTCATAGTCCTCCACAGCGTAAGAGTAGGTCCCCACTATCTTGAGCTCCTTCAACCATACAGGAGTCCAGTCAATTCTGCCTGGAATGGAAGCCAGTCCCACCAGCACAATCCTGCCCCCCGTCCCTGTCAGGCGAAGGGCCAGATCGAGGCTTGCCCTGGAGCCCACACAGTCAAAGGTAATGGCTGGTCCGGATAGGGAGATGGGAGCCCCGAGAAGGGGCTTGAGGAACTTTGCTCCCGTTGCGTGAGCTAACTCCTCTTCCTGGCCCAGCTTCACCGCTGCATCTGCACCATAGTGGCGGGCCAGATCAGCCTGGAAGGGATATTTGTAGAGCACGATGATCCTGGCCTTTGAGCCCAGCACCCTTAAAGCAGCCACAGTGCAAATCCCTATAGTCCCTCCGCCTATGATGAGGACCGTATCCGTATCCCTGGGAAAATTGTTCCAGACGGCGTGAAGGGCCACAGCGAAAGGTTCCACCATGACCGCCTCTTCATCACTGACCCCATCGGGGACTGGGTAGACCTTGGAGTAATGGGCTACAAAATACTCTCCCCAGCTTCCTCCTGTATCCTGGCAGCTTCCTATCAGCAGGCCAGGAGCCAGATTGCCTTCGGTAACCCTGTGGCACAAGTTTTCTTTCCCCTCCTTACACATGGGACAGCGGTCCAGAAATCCTCTTGTCTCACAGGAAAGAGTGGGATCCACCACCACCCTCTGGCCCAGCTCCACCTCCCCTGCCTTCTCCCCTTTCTCTACCACTACTCCCACGTTTTCATGCCCCAAAACGAATACAGGCGATGAAATAGCTGAAAGCACAGGACTTGTATGTAGGGTAATAACTCCAAGGTCGCTCCCGCATATTCCCCCGTATGTGGTCTTGACTCTAACCCATTCCTGAGAGGGCAAAGAAGGCTCCGGAATTTGGCCGTACTGAAGGCAGGAGAGGGCACTCCAGAAAAAGCGTTTATCCAGACTTCCTGAGATTTTGGTCAGAACATAGCGGGGAATACTGGCGATAAAGTAGAGGGCTCGCATAATAACACCTCCCGATAAACTGTTTGCTAAATTAATTAACCCGGAAAGAAAGCCCCGGATTTTGGCCAAAACAAAAAGCCCCCTCCCGGAAGGGAGGGGGCCTCTGTGGCTTTAGTACTCGGGTGGAGTGGGCGGGGTCTTCTCTTTCTCGGGGATCTCGCTCACCAGGGCTTCGGTGGTCAGGATCATGGCCGCGATGCTGGCAGCGTTCTCCAGCGCCGCCCTGGTGACCTTGGCGGGATCGATTATACCGGCCTCGAACATATCCCTGTAATCCTCCGCCAGGACATCAAAACCAATATTGGGGTTATTCTTCTCCTTCTGGCGGCGCCTTATCTCCTGAACCACCACAGCTCCATCGTAACCGGCGTTTTCGGCCAATTGCCTGGCTGGCTCCTCAAGAGCCCTCCTGACGATCTCCACGCCCGTCTTCTCATCGGGAAACTCTATTTCGATTCCGTCCAGTTTTTCCTGGGCGTTGAGGAGGGCCACACCGCCGCCGGGCACGATCCCTTCCTCCACCGCTGCCCTGGTGGCGCTCAGAGCGTCTTCAACCCTGTGCTTCTTCTCCTTGAGCTCCACCTCGGTTGCCGCGCCCACTTTAATGACAGCGACCCCGCCAGCGAGTTTGGCCAGCCTTTCCTGGAGCTTCTCCCGGTCGTAATCGGAGGTGGTCTTCTCAATCTCCACCTTTATCTGCTCGATGCGCCCCTTAATTTGCTTGGGGTCGCCTTTGCCCTCGATAATAGTGGTATCATCCTTGGAAACCACTACCCTGCGGGCGCGGCCCAGGTCAGCGATAGTGACACTCTCCAGCTTGCGGCCGAGCTCCTCAGAGATAACCTGGCCACCGGTGAGGATAGCGATATCCTCCAGCATTCTCTTGCGCCTATCGCCGAAGCCGGGAGCCTTCACCGCCACACAGTTAATGACACCGCGGAGCTTATTGAGAATGAGGGTGGCCAGGGCCTCTCCCTCCACATCCTCAGCGATCACTAAAAGCTCCCTCTTGCCCACCTGGACCAGCCTCTCCAGGACCGGGACGATATCGGTGGCGGAGGAAATCTTCTTATCGTGGATGAGGATAAAAGGCTCTTCAAGGATTGCTTCCATAGTCTCAGGATTGGTGATGAAGTATGGGGAGATATAGCCGCGGTCAAACTGCATACCCTCTACGTACTCCACCTCAAACCCGAGCCCTTTACCCTCCTCCACAGTGATGACACCGTCCTTACCCACCTTATCCATCACCTCAGCGATGAGGTTGCCGATTTCCCGGTCGTTAGCGGAGATAGCGGCCACGTGGGCGATTTCCTCCTTGCTCTTCAGCTCCCTGGACATCTCCTTAATGATTTCCACCACCTTCTTGGTGGCCTTTTCAATACCTCGCTTCAGAAGCATGGGGTTAGCCCCAGCAGCGATATTCTTGAGGCCTTCGTTGACCATAATCTGGGCCAGGACAGTGGCAGTGGTGGTACCATCGCCGGCCACGTCGTTGGTCTTGGTAGCGGCCTCCTTGAGGAGTTGGGCCCCCATGTTCTGGAATGGATCCTTAAGCTCGATCTCCTTAGCCACGGTTACCCCGTCGTGGGTGACCGTGGGTGCGCCCCATTTCTTTTCCAGGGCTACGTTTCGGCCTTTGGGGCCCAGGGTAACCTTAACGGCGTTAGCCAGAGTATCAACTCCGATTTTAAGGTTGCGTCTTGCCTCTTCGGAAAACACCAGCTGCTTGGCGGCCATAATCCCACCTCCTTACCAGAGATTTTATTCTTCAATCACGGCCATAATATCGGACTCCCTCAGGATAAGGTATTTCTTATCGTTCAGCTTAACCTCAGTTCCGGCATATTTAGCGAAGATAACCCGGTCGCCCTCTTTTATATCAAGGGGTATTCTCTGGCCCTGGTCGTTGAGGCGTCCGGGCCCAACGGCAATAACCTTTCCCTCCTGGGGTTTCTCCTTAGCCGTTTCAGGGAGAATAATTCCGGAAGGAGTCCTTTCCTCCCTTTCAATAGGCTCCACCACGACCCTATCGCCGAGCGGT from the Anaerolineae bacterium genome contains:
- a CDS encoding alcohol dehydrogenase catalytic domain-containing protein yields the protein MRALYFIASIPRYVLTKISGSLDKRFFWSALSCLQYGQIPEPSLPSQEWVRVKTTYGGICGSDLGVITLHTSPVLSAISSPVFVLGHENVGVVVEKGEKAGEVELGQRVVVDPTLSCETRGFLDRCPMCKEGKENLCHRVTEGNLAPGLLIGSCQDTGGSWGEYFVAHYSKVYPVPDGVSDEEAVMVEPFAVALHAVWNNFPRDTDTVLIIGGGTIGICTVAALRVLGSKARIIVLYKYPFQADLARHYGADAAVKLGQEEELAHATGAKFLKPLLGAPISLSGPAITFDCVGSRASLDLALRLTGTGGRIVLVGLASIPGRIDWTPVWLKELKIVGTYSYAVEDYEGRRAHTFQMALDFMARKEVELAPLVTHKFRIDDYRKALEWVTGKGRKNLVKAVFDFTPSPAGGAVLQ
- the groL gene encoding chaperonin GroEL (60 kDa chaperone family; promotes refolding of misfolded polypeptides especially under stressful conditions; forms two stacked rings of heptamers to form a barrel-shaped 14mer; ends can be capped by GroES; misfolded proteins enter the barrel where they are refolded when GroES binds) → MAAKQLVFSEEARRNLKIGVDTLANAVKVTLGPKGRNVALEKKWGAPTVTHDGVTVAKEIELKDPFQNMGAQLLKEAATKTNDVAGDGTTTATVLAQIMVNEGLKNIAAGANPMLLKRGIEKATKKVVEIIKEMSRELKSKEEIAHVAAISANDREIGNLIAEVMDKVGKDGVITVEEGKGLGFEVEYVEGMQFDRGYISPYFITNPETMEAILEEPFILIHDKKISSATDIVPVLERLVQVGKRELLVIAEDVEGEALATLILNKLRGVINCVAVKAPGFGDRRKRMLEDIAILTGGQVISEELGRKLESVTIADLGRARRVVVSKDDTTIIEGKGDPKQIKGRIEQIKVEIEKTTSDYDREKLQERLAKLAGGVAVIKVGAATEVELKEKKHRVEDALSATRAAVEEGIVPGGGVALLNAQEKLDGIEIEFPDEKTGVEIVRRALEEPARQLAENAGYDGAVVVQEIRRRQKEKNNPNIGFDVLAEDYRDMFEAGIIDPAKVTRAALENAASIAAMILTTEALVSEIPEKEKTPPTPPEY
- the groES gene encoding co-chaperone GroES, with protein sequence MRLRPLGDRVVVEPIEREERTPSGIILPETAKEKPQEGKVIAVGPGRLNDQGQRIPLDIKEGDRVIFAKYAGTEVKLNDKKYLILRESDIMAVIEE